From Impatiens glandulifera chromosome 7, dImpGla2.1, whole genome shotgun sequence:
CATATTAAAGatgtctttcatttcaaactGATCAACTTTGTCTCTTATGGATTTTAATTTGTCCTCCATGCACTCCATTTCAATAGTTCCACTCTCTCCGAAATGTCGAAATTTTTTAATTCCATATCTTGTTTTGAACTTTCCAAGCCAACCAATAGAAAAGGTAAAGTCTGGAGTATCCACTGAATACATATCTTTCATGAACTTTTTCACTGATTAGTTCACCTGTTATATTCACATGTTCTTGATATTGAAGAATCCATTCATAGAGAGATTTTTCTAGGTCAGGAAATTTTTCCGGTTTGTGTCGTTTAACATCGCCTCTTTCGGGAGCAAGTGAGAGATACTCTAAAGACTGCTTAACTGTATTCGATATTGTCGCTTGACTCACCTGCAAACCATAGTTACTATGAACTCATTCTTGCAACTGCTTTTGAGTGAGACTTGAATTATCTTTGTTGTGCTTGACTCTTCGAATCTCGCCTGTCATTGTTGTTTTTTTTCACACCTTTAAGATGGGAAGCCATGttgaataaaatttttaattaataaattttgatagttgaaagtctattattttatagagtttttatatatattaatttaaaaaattaatccgACTCAAATTGAGGAATCTCCACATAActctattaatattatattctcataaaatatttttttcataataaattatcttttatatagtaaatatagtataatatattaaaaatttatattattataaaaatataaacttatttttttattttttataaattattaaaaataaataaatataacaataatgttatgtatattttttttttaaaaaatgttcatttaaatatatatacttatatactAAATCAATTAAGcgtaaaaactaataaaaatttatttaataattttttttactcaattagtttatttttagtaaacatagttatttttttttttaatttatatatttattaaattaaatatttattttttctattttttattagttaattaatttctttaccTCCTTTTTATTtcatagttaattaatttttttatatcttttctTTCATTCGTctatttgtgaaaaaaaaattggtttaatataaacaaaaatgaaattaataatctttctatttattttttttattcaagtttaaaataattacaaacaaaattattgagttactattttatttatttatttttattttttttataatcttaattattattttagtgtttgatgaattaatatatattattatccaATTTAATGGTCTTTTGTGGTTGAATATATGTGTGAAATATTCAAGTATTAGTCTTAAAAGAGATCaattaatataagaataatgcacaatagtagaaaaaaataaaattaaaataatcaaagatCAAATAGTAacgtataaataaatataaattaattaataagagaaaaaaaaattaattaattaattaataataaaagagagaaaaaataaatatttaattaataaatatatagatttaaaaaaacaactttctttattaacatatattaaatGAGTCAAAGAGTCAACTTTTGAtaatacatcattttttttataatacataaGTTTAAATGAATTTTCATATTATCTAACCCAAGTAATACATAagtttaaatgaattttaatacGATCTTCAGTCAACTATGAGTCAAACCCAAAAAAATGTCCCCAAAACAAGACAATTCATTGAAATACAAGATTATtccaactttaaaaattattcccTCTCATAAATCTAcataaactaaattatatatttttgaaaacctaaaaaaattattgtaatttgaGAAAAGGAAGCCCTATTTAGGGAAATATACAAAAACTCATTTACAATTTCTAATCTAGACCTAAATCCATACCCATAAATAGTTTTCAAATGAGCACCTTTTCTAAACCGTgtttaaatttacaaaaaaactAAACACAATATACTATTTTTACAATCTTGGCAAATACCCTTTAAATTCGAaccatttctttttttaaaagttacAAGTCACAAAGTAAAAACAATTTACCCCAACCCAATATTGGCAAAAAGGGAAGGTTAAAAGTTGGATTTGTGAGTGAAAAAAAAGAGggcaatattatataataaaaataaaggtgtGGGGGCAAGGGGCAGGCCATCTTTCATGTAAAAGTGATAATAGAAATACATACCTACCTACCTACCAAATCCCCAAACCTTATCTGCAAATGTGTGTCATTTTGTAATCTTATTCCCCCTTTCTTCCTATTTAATGGCTAATGTAACCACTTGTAATATCTCTCTTTCTTTATACCAAAACATTTGGTCaaatctttctctttttctctccttctccttctccaccCATAAAGGATCGATCTATTCCCTCATTTCCTGCACTTTCAGACCATCTTAACACCAAACAATCAATACTCATCTCTATCTATAATAACACCCCTTTTCACTATTCACTCTAAACTCTCTAAACACACAAAACAAGCCTCACCCATTGTctaaatatctatatatctatatatgtatgtatatgtagATATATAATAGTAACAAGGATAGCAAGAAGAGAAAGGAAAAATAGATAgtttaagaagaaaaagaagaaggggaTCTTCTTCCATGGGAAGATCACCTTGTTGTGTGAAAGCACATACCAATAAGGGTGCGTGGACTAGGGAGGAGGATCAACGACTCATAGATTACATCAGAGCTCATGGAGAAGGAAGCTGGCGATCCCTTCCTCAAGCTGCTGGTAAAgaaattcttcattttttcttcttcttcttcttcttcttcttcttctcctcttgTATTATATAGTTTACTTAATTGATTGATCATACTAATAGGCTTGCTCCGATGCGGTAAGAGCTGTAGACTCCGGTGGATAAACTACCTCCGGCCGGATCTCAAGAGAGGGAATTTCACTGACAAAGAAGATGATGTTATCATTAAGCTACACAGTTTGTTTGGAAACAAGTATAGTCTTGTTATTCTTAACTTTATGAGAGAATTAGGGTTTGGATTTCGAATTAAATGTTGGATTTCATGTATGTATGTAGGTGGTCATTGATAGCTGCGAGATTACCTGGTAGAACTGATAATGAGATTAAGAATTACTGGAACACTCATATCAAACGCAAACTGATTAGTCGAGGCATTGATCCACAAACTCACCGATCGCTCAACTCTTTCGTGGCGAGaaattctcaaaatcaattgcCTGATGTTGATTTTTCCGGTAGAaacacatcatcatcatcctcttcgaagaagaagaagaagaggaacgCCGGATCATTTGATGACGGGAAGGGAAGCGGAAGCGGTACgacggaagaagaagaagaagcgcCTAAACCTCCTCCTCCGTTTGACGGCGACGACCACTGTGAGTCCGTCAATCTGGATCTATCGATTGGGCTGCTGAACTCTGTCAGTAAGCAGCCAAACAGAGAGAAGCGGCGAACACCTCTATATGAAGAGACGGCGGCTTCTACGGCGTCGGTGTCGCCGTCGGCGATTTGCTTGTGCTGGCAGATTGGTTTTCAGAGTATTGGACACTTTTGTAGTAATTGCCAACCAGCAAGCGGATCGTGTGGGTTCAGATGATTTTGCCCATGTGATTAGAggagatattttattattattattattattattattacacaattttataagaaatgtataaatttcttattattttcaaattaaaacagtcaaattattttatttttctaataattactTGTATTTTGTgttatgtaaatatttattatttattaatatagtttaaaaataattaattcttttgcattttttttcaaCATTGATACAAAACAAGAGACCATGTGTCTACGAGGGATCAAAGTAATTttccataattaatttttttttattaattaacataattcaaatgatttttaaaagattaaaagtcACGAGTTTAAGTCTTACttttaaacgttttaagttgaAGTATTAATATTATGACCGAATTAAGTGACAAAAAAATCGACTTGAAGTTAAGATGTGCCCTAAATTCAAAAAGGATTGGATGAAAAGAAGAGCAAGGGCAAAGACAAAATGATGGTTACATACAAATAATGGGATTCTACCTAACAAGTTGAGATAGCATGTGGCATGTTGTGAGGTAGGTAAGGGAAGTGAATGAAATATCTCTCTTTAGAAAAGGAAGATAGAGAAGGTATAGAGCCTTAAATCAGAGAAAAGACATTAACATTAGTGACTTGGGTGGTTACAAGAATCAATATTGATTAGACATTTTGCTTCTTCTTGGTAGTATGCTATTCCCAAATCTCAATCAATCTAAGATTCTTGGATTCTCTACCATGACTTAATAAAGTGATTTTTGAAAAGCCAAAAAacataattcaaatcaaaattcaTGATACAAAAAAAGGACCCATTATTTCCTAAAACAAATTCATTTATCCAAGTGCAAACAATACCAAAGTTGAGATTCATCATACATTTTTAGTTAGCTAATAGAATATAAGAAAGAAATTTCCATATCCATCACCTTTTTAAAGTTGAACgaagaaacaaacaaaacaatttaCAAGTGAAGAAAATTGCACCTTCAAAATGGGGGTATTAGGCATATCATATCTTCTTCTGGGTTATATCCAGTTTCGgcaatggagatcaaaatcgccTGCCGACTAACTGCATATCAACAACAATGGTGATGAAAAGAATACAAAATAACTAACCCTTCTTGTAATAATTGTCCAGTAACTGGGTCAGGTTAAAAGCTTCTCCTTGATTCTCATTTAAGGCCATCCTCTCCATGTAACAAGCAGCCAGCTGTTTCATTAATCCCTCCAGACACGAATGCAAGCACTCTTGCACCCCATCCACTTTCGGATTCGTTGACAATATCAGTGCATTTATCGCATCCGCCACAAACTCACGATGAGACTCTTTCATAAGATACCCAACAACTGACTTCTCCGGTTCGATGTATGCCACTAAAGCAGCACAGTCCTATCAATTCTCATTTTAACACCCCAAAATCACATATTTCATAATAAGAATACAAATCATGCTAACAGACAAATCCTGCTCAGAAATACATTGGTACCTTAATTAGGTCGTCCACATTAACCGGTAACTTTGGTTGCATATCAAATGTTTTCCTTCCATTTATAATAGCTTCGCTCACCTTTCCTACCTAGAAACCCAATACACAATATAATTCAGCAACCTCCTGTTCCTGAATAATAATTGCTGATGACCAATCAATTAATAAAgcataaaaacatattttcctGGTTTTCTTTTGAGGTTTTTGAGAATGTGTATAGACAAACATgtacctatatatataattaatgtatatCCCTAAAGCACATTAAAAAAGGCATtgcaatttaaataaaaaaaatacaaaaacagtCTGTTTCTCACAGCTAAAAAAAGATCCTCCAATTTTCTTTCTCAGAAAATCATATGTAACATAGATGAAATTTCCTATTATCCCCACAACATACATATATACTACAAGGCTTTTCAGGTctagttttcaaatataaaagaaataacaaTTTTTGTAAGATTATATGATGTCTCGCATTTTAAAAATTGGACTATATTATGTCTTGACAAAGGAAGCCTAAATGAGAAGCAGTGACAAAGGCCGTCATCTAGAATTCTGCATGTAATATGCTGATACAAAAAGGAGAagagatttttgtttgatttaaactgcttaaaaaattcaatttgaaaCATTGGTTAGATTCACTGGCACTTGCAACATAAATGCAAGCATCTAcacctaaatttttttctttctctttgatttgataaatactttCCATTCCATAGGTAGCTTATAAATATAACTGAAAGAAAAAACAAGCCCAAGGAGATGGCAATTTACCCGAACGAGTTCAATAAACTTTTGACACTGAAGAAGAAAGCATGCAATTGAACTGCCATCCTGCTGTCACAAATCCAATTAGCACACAAACATGGGATCTGAAAGAATAAAGCATCAAAGAAAAGTATTATGTTCGCCACTCGAGTGCATAATCCAGGAATGACCGTTTTGATGGTAATGACGACAATGCTAAAACTAGCAGATGCTGTCAAATTGTGAATCCAGTAACAAAAAGAACATAAGCCACCAACAAAATGAGTACTTTACAGCACATAGCCAGAATAAGTGATGTTACAAAGACAAACACAACCcatagtaaaataaatgaagattgCAGCAGAGATCAATATTGAtcataattctaaatatatattccaATGCTACTAGAAAGTAGGGTTATTCATCAATCTACTAAAGCCACATAACTCGTGAAAGCTCATCCTCTCAACATTGCAGgcatcaataaccaaaatacCTGAATTATGTGTGGTTCAATAAAGCTAGACATTAAGTATT
This genomic window contains:
- the LOC124910503 gene encoding transcription factor MYB8-like gives rise to the protein MGRSPCCVKAHTNKGAWTREEDQRLIDYIRAHGEGSWRSLPQAAGLLRCGKSCRLRWINYLRPDLKRGNFTDKEDDVIIKLHSLFGNKWSLIAARLPGRTDNEIKNYWNTHIKRKLISRGIDPQTHRSLNSFVARNSQNQLPDVDFSGRNTSSSSSSKKKKKRNAGSFDDGKGSGSGTTEEEEEAPKPPPPFDGDDHCESVNLDLSIGLLNSVSKQPNREKRRTPLYEETAASTASVSPSAICLCWQIGFQSIGHFCSNCQPASGSCGFR